The Oscillatoria acuminata PCC 6304 genomic interval TGATTCTCAAGCAAGCCTGTGACCAAGTAGGACTAAGCGGCATCAGTACCCATAGCTTCAGACGAACGGCACTGACGAAATTAGCGAGTGCAGGAGTATCCTGGCAGACCCTTCAGGCCATATCTGGGCTAGAGAGTTTTGCTGCACTTGAGAAGTACCTCGTCGAAAGAGAAGTCCAGGTCTCCGCAGACTCAGTAAAGCTCCGGGAAGGGATTACCTTCCTTGACTTTCCGTCCTACTCGATGCTGTAGTAGCCGGAGTGGGATGGGGTCACGAGGAGAGCCACTGGTCTGTGAGTGGGGATTAAGTTTGCTCGGGGGTTGTCAATTAGGGTCCTGGTGGTTGTACCTCCTGTGTTTAGGTTCTATTTATTTATTAGGGCGAATCTCAAAAATTATGCAGATCCGCCAAAAAAACTTTGTTTCTCCTGGCGACTGGGGGATAATTTTTCTGATAAAAAGCCCCAAAATGCCAACAGCGTAAGGGATTGAGTTGGATCACATTTGGGTGCTGTTGCCTTGACAACCCCGCCGGGTTTACTGCCAATCCAAGAGAGCAAAAATTTTATAGCAGATTAAACATCAGTAATTTGCCCTCGGGTTTCCCGAAGTCAAGGCCCTTGGAAAAAATTTATGGGTGCAAGAAATGCGATCGCCCTTCTCCTGAGATCTGATGACTGGCCTTGAGACCCTGTAACGCCCGGACGAACTCATCGGCCTCGCGATCGGTTCCATCTGCCTGAGCAAAGTAGCGATTCGCCAGTTGCGGAATTCGCTTCATGGTATAGGAACATAAGGGAAATCGCCCTTCAGGGCAATTCTGGCAGGGAGATTTGGAATAGTGGGACCGCACTTTTAGGGTTAAATTCCAAACCCCAATAAATCCGATCACAAAGCCTATTTTTAGGATCCATCCCCAGACTGTAAATGGAGTCATCCACAGCCCCGCATAAATGAGAACGGTGACAGAAACTCCCAAAAGATAACGGGCCAGGACTTTATACGCTTTTACTTGGATCCAGATTTGCAAAAGGGCCGGAATGTAAAGGAAAATGCCCAGGGCAAGCCAGACATAAAAAGGCTTAGTGGTCAACAATTCCACATGAGGGAGCCAGACGAGACCGCTGACAATACCGCTCACGATACCGCAAGTCATCATCGCGCATCCCAAACATAGGGGCAATTTTCCGATCCAAATCAGGTGATGGTCGTAATAGTGGCAACTGGGATGATGAGCGAGCAGGGGTTTCATTTCGAGTCGAGCCATGAACTCGCGAAATTCTTGACTGGAAAGGGCTGGGGCCAAGTCTCCGGTTGGTTTGACCCCCTTGAGATTAGGGAGGTGGGGTAAGAACGTCATAGGGACTTTTTAAAGATTAAAACAACCGTCGGGATGGTCTGACTGCAACAATTAGTCCGGGCAGAACTATAGGCAGTGACGAGTTCCCAGTTTTGCTGCCCTAGGGTGTTACATTCAATATTTACTTTTTCCCAGTCTGAGACTATAACCTTGTACTCGTATTTCATGGGATGAACCTACATTAAGGAATCGTGTTCAGAGATTTTCGCCTGATCGCCCTCCAAAACTAAGCCTCTCAAAGGTTTGACAATCCACAGATGCAGGAGATTGTCAGGCCGGAGCCTCAGACTAGGGCGAGTCCATCTGGCGCTCAGTGGTGCACTCAGCCTAGGGGAGCAACTTCGCTGCTGAAATCCTCCAAGAGATTAAGACAGTGCTGATTCAGATGTATAAATCATATCCGGCTATCCCGAATCTCCGATCGCAATGGAGATTGTAAATTTGGTTGTCAATTGAGTTGGCAGATGGATTGGCAAGTGGAGGGGTGACTTTCTGGAAAGAATCAGTTAGAATCACAACTGGTAACATCACCCCGACCGGCGATGCCTCCAACAAAAGATTTTGCAGAAGCGGCCCAGCAATGGTATTTAGATCGGTTGTATGCAGACTTGGCTAAAGCAAAACAAGTTTGTGTGCCTCATGCCAGAACGGGATTGAGCGATACGGAAAAAGTACATTTACGCGGGTTGTTATGTGGCTACAGCCCTGATGAGATTGCTTGCAAGCTCAACAAAACCCCGACTGGGGTGAAACCCTCCCTCACGAAAACTTTGTATCGGTATGTGGAACAGTTGACCGGGCGATCGCCGAATACCTTGGGTAATTGGCGAGACGTGGTGGATTGGCTGGAAGCGGAATATAAAATCCGCTCATTTCTGGTATCCGTGCCCCGGCGAGAAGATTGGGGTGATGCGCCGGATGTTGCCCTCTTCTCGGGTCGATATGGGGATCTCAGCAGTCTCACTAAATGGATTGTCCAAGATGGATGCCGATTAGTGACGATCGTGGGGATGGGAGGAATGGGTAAAACCCGGCTTGGGGTCAAGGTCGCCAAAGAAATAGCCCAGGAGTTTGAGTATGTGATCTGGCGCAGTCTGGGAGATGCGCCCACCCTCAGAGAACTGTTAGCCGATTTGTTAGAATTCTTGTCTTACGAATCATCGGAACTGGTGAAGGATTCTCATTCCGAGGCGATCGCTTCCACCGCCCAGAAGATCTCTGAGTTACTGAAATTTTTGCAACGTCATCGGTGCTTAGTCATTTTAGATGATGTGGAAATGATTTTAGCCAGTGGAGAGTTCGCTGGATACTGCCGCCAGGGATATCAAGACTACAGTCAACTGTTTCAGAAAATTGGAGAAGTCCCCCTTCGCAGTTGCTTGCTGCTTCTGAGTGGGGAAAAACCGATAGCAGTGGCCTCATTAGAGGGACCTCTGCTCCCAGTTCGGTGTTTACAACTGACGGGGTTACAACCGGAATCCGCTCAAGAGATTTTAACCGATCAAGGCCTGTGCGTAACGGATCCGGGCTTTTCTGAATTAATTCGACGATATGGAGGCCATCCGGCTGCCCTTAAAATTGTTTCGACCACGATTGTAGAATTATTTAAGGGCAATATCCTGCAATTCTTGCAACAAAGTAGCTTGATTGTGGGAGATGCTTTGCGAAATATTTTAGATCGGCAATTCGCCCGATTGTCGGAACTAGAACTAGAAATTATCTACGCCCTGGCCCTTCACTCTCAGACCGTGTCGGCAGATGAACTGCAAGGACAAATGTGGCGTTCAGTATCGGGAACAGAATTAGTAGGGGCCTTGGATTCTTTAAAACGGCGATCGCTGATCGAAAATATTTCTGAGCAACCGGGGGAAATCCTGTTTAGCTTGCCCCCAGTGATGAAAAAGTATGTGGTTAATCAATTTATTTACCGTTTTGTCCAAAACTTGGCGATCGCCCTGGAAACTCAAGAATTCAAGAAAATGGGGCTAGTCAGAACTCATGCCCTCGTTAACCGGCGATCGTCCGACTCAGGAAAGCTCATTCAATCTCGCACCATTCTCACCCGAGTCAGAGATGCCCTTTTGACCCGCTTCAGAGGGGAAGAAAATCTCGAAGAGAAACTCACCCAGTTATTATTGGACTGTACTGAAAACTCTTATTCTGACTTAGGATACATCAAGCTCAATCTTAACGAGTTGCTCCAATCCCTCAACGGTTATCGAAAAGGCCATGATCAATCCTCATGATATCTTACTCGGACGATACAAAATTGTTCGGTCTTTGAATGCGGGGGGATTTGGTCAGACTTTTGAAATCGAGGATGGGGGAATTCTCAAGGTCTTAAAAGTTCTTAAACTTGGAGACTTCAGCGACCCTCAAACCCAAAAAAAACTGATTTCCTTATTTGAACGAGAAGCCAAGGTCCTCATGCAGTTGGAGCATCCAGGGATTCCCAAAGTTGACCGAGATGGCTACCTGATTATCCCCAATCCGGATAGTTTTGACCCTTTGTACGGTCTAGTCATGGAGAAAATAGAGGGCAGTAATTTACAGGATTGGTCCCTTGCTCAAGGTCAACAGCCCTTGAGTATCGACTTAGCATTGAACTGGTTAAAACAACTGGTGGAAATTTTACAAGAACTCCACCAGCGACAATATTTCCACCGGGATATTAAACCCTCGAATATTATGCTAAAACCGAGCGGGCAACTTGTCCTCATTGATTTTGGTGCTGTTCGAGAAGTGACTGATACATTTTTAGGAAAAATTGGGGCGGGGCGAGCAGGGACTGGCCTCATTTCATCCGGTTATACGCCCCCAGAACAGTATGAAGGCAAAGCCGTTCCGCAATCGGATTTTTTTGCCTTGGGACGCACAATGGTTCACTTACTCACTGGAAAATCTCCCTTGGAACTGGAGAATGACCCCCACACAGGCCAATTAATTTGGCACAAGGATGCTCCGACGGTCAGTGAAGCCCTAGGGGATTTAATCGATTATTTAATGGGTCCCTTTCCAGGAAATCGCCCCCTGAATGCTCAAATCATTTTATCTATTTTGTCAGAATTTTCTAGTCCAACTTCCACTGGATTCTCTACTGTGAATTCCAGTTCAGGGATCGGGTGTGTAAATACTGTTGTTAATTTAAAATCGCCCAAATCCAGTTTTCATTTACCGAAACTGGCTCAACTTCCTCCCCTCCTCCATATAAGATTTTTTAATTTAAAAATTGAATTCAAAAGTGCGGCTTTATTCTTGCTGATATTACTAGGTATTGTCGGGTCTTTTTCTCCCTATTTCGCAATGGGCTTAAATGACAAGGGACTTGAATATTACAATTCAAGCCGCTTAAGCAAAGCAAAATTTTACTACAGTTTATCACTAATTTTAAACTCAAAATATCATAAATCTCATTATAACCTGGGTTTGGTGTACGATGACTTTCAAGATTTTGGTCGCGCCCGGTATCACTATAAAATTGCCATTGACCAGGGTAATTTTTCTGCCTATAACAATTTGGCGCGGATAGAGATTATAGAGCAGAACTGTAGTCTGGCAATTCCGTTGCTAGAACAAGGAAAAGCCCGAGATAATCGCCCCTCACGGCAATACTCTTTCCACAAAAATTTGGGTTGGGCACAGTTGTGTCAATGGCGACAAAGCGCCGCCCCAAACCCTAGTTTTCTCGAAAAGGCAGAACATCACCTCGCTGAGGCGATCGCCCAGGATGATTCCACTGCCTCAGCCCATTGTCTCCTGGCACAAGTCTGGGAAAGTCGAGGTGACAGTGGGGCTGCTTTGCCACACTGGACAAATTGCCGCGATCGCCCCTTCAATCACAGCAGCCCAGAAGAAAAAGCCTGGAACACCCTAGCACAGGAGCGTTTGCGCGGGAAAATCGCCCCCTAATTACCGACAATTTGTAAAGTTTTGTAACAAATTCATCCCCTTCCCTGAAAAAAAATTGCTATTCGCCTGCGGCTTTTATAAGGAGGCAGTTTATTCCCACCCTGTCCTCCGAAATATTTGAAGTCAAACCGGAGGCCCCCATGAAACGCCGATTTCCCCTTTCAGAACTACTCCTCACCCTCATGCTCATTACCGGCCAATGGCACTTTGGCAACACCGCTGAAAGCCCAACCGCCAATACCCCAGGATTTCAAACTGCACCTGCCACATGGGAGTTTTCTCCCAGAGGCAATCATCTGGACGACTGCGGAGAGGGGGGAACGAAATTTCGCTTTCAATAATTTCCCAGCCCTGTGGGATGGGAACTTGAGCGTCTAGCATTAACCTAAGATATTTTAACGGGTGCCCGATCTCAGATCAACTCGACTGGGGGATGTTTAAATAAAAGCATCCCCTTTTCGAGCGGGAGTATCTTCCTGTCTATGGATGAATCGATGGATGAATTGATTAATGCAACCTGTCAACACCCACCCGGAAGCCCGGAGTGGCGAAAATATATGAGTCGGCTAATCCTGACCCTTCAACAATACCGAGGCCGGGGATTAGCCCAATCTTCCCATCCCGATTATTTGGAGGCTTTAAATCGAACCTGGGAATGGTTTAGCCAGAATATTTGTCAGTTTTACCAGAATCGAACAGAAGCCATTTCCCGAGATAGGCTACTGCGGTGGATCAACGGTTACCTGCGCTGGCGAATCCGGGATTTGTATATCCCCAACGACCAAGCACCCAGTTCCTTAGACCAACCCCTTGCTGAGGGCGAATCAGAAACATCCTTAATAGAGCAAGTCTCACAGAGAGATTCTACTTCTCCCACCCTTTCTGGATTAGATAGTTATATTGAAAACCTGCATCGGCAGAAAACCCAGCGCCTGGGTTTAGCCTTGGAGCAGTACATTACTGAAGATCCCAACGGAAAACTCGCAGGATGTTATGCGAGTCAGTATCCCGATTGTAACTGTCAGATCCTCTGTATCAGTCGGTGCGTCAAAGAACCACCTGACAAATTTAAAGACCTGGCTACAAAATTAAATATGCCCCAGCAAACAATTATTAACCATTTCTATCGTCGATGCAAACCCTTACTTCAAGAAGTTATGACCCATCTAGGATATAAACGGGATGAAAACCTATGAACAATATCCCTGATTCTTACCTAAGCATACCCTTGGGTCAAGACGCTCATCGCTTTGCTCGGGAATTTGCTGCCGAACAAGCCACCCCAACGAAAGGTAAACAAGTTTATCTCAATACTCTAGCAGTCTACGCTGTCCATAATTATCTGAAGTGGCTACAAATAGAGAGTTCCCTAAATGACAGCAATAGTTGGAATCCCAGGATGCAAGCGTTGGCTCCGGTTGCCGATCTGGTTATACCCAATTTAGGTAAAGTAGAATGCTATCCGGTACTCCCAGGAGAAACTGTTATCAATTTAACCTTTGATATGACGGAGAGTCGAATGGGTTATATCGCGGTTCAGTTTGAAGAACAATTAGATGAAGCTCAGTTACTAGGATTTTTCCCCCCCGTCACTCCTGATGCCGAATCAATCGAGCTATCCCTTGCCGGGATCCAATCTCTCGATGCGTTTATCGATTCTCTGGATCCGCTGGAGGTAGCGGAGTTCAACAGACCTCAAGAGACTGGAAATCCTGTCAATCTCTTAAAATGGCGCTTAAATGACTTAGTTGAAGCGATTGAGGCGGGATGGCAGACGATTGATGAACTGTTTGGAATGCGATCGCCTGCGTTTCGTTCGGATTTAGCGAATTATGCCAAAGATATCGAACCGGGACCGGATCTGCCGACGATTCAACAGGGAAAATCGATTGTTTTGGGAACGGCGTCTTTAGCGCTATTGGTGAAACTTTCCCAGGAATCTGAGGAGGGAATTGATATTTTAGTGCGGGTTTTTCCGATTCAAGAATCAACTGATTTGCCTGAGCAACTTAAATTGATGGTTTTGGATGAGCAGGGAGATATTTTGGAGGAAGTAAGTGCAGGACGGGGGAACAATTGCATTGAACAACCTTTGAGTGGGGAACCGGGAGAAGGGTTTGTGATTAAGCTGGAATTAGGAGAATTGAGTGCAACAGAAAGTTTTATTATCTAGGGTTTTCTGAAGTTAATTCCCGGATTCAGGGGAGGAAAAGCAATGGTGAATTTAATCCGATTTAGATTTGAATCAGGCAGCTTTGAAACGGGGTTTACGGTGCGGATTTTTTTCTCGCAGGAAACGGTAATCCTTGTCGATCTTCCCCCAAATCCAGGACTTCCAGGGATTTATCGGACTTGGGAGAGTTTATTTTTAAAAAAGGCCGATCACCTTCTGTTGGAGCCGAGTTATCAAGCGCTGATCGGTTGCTTTCAGGACTGGTTAAAGGGTGGCGGGGATGTTCAAAAGTTGCGGGAAACAATCCTGCAGGAATTAACCGATCGCCCGCCAGAAATTCGAGTTTTGATTCAATCTGGCGAGCGCCTGCTTCGGCAACTGCCTTGGCAGGAGTGGGATATCTTTCGCGAGCACTATCCCCAGGCAGAATTTGCGCTCACTTTAACCGAGTATAGTCCCCTGCCGGATTTTGATGATACGCCGGTTAGAAGTCGTGTGAGGATTTTAGCTGTGGTAGGCGATCGCCCTCACTCAGAAACTTTGTCTACCCTCCGAACTCTCAAATCCTTACCCGATGCGGAACATCGGATTTTCAAATCCTCTCAACCCCAGCAACTATATCTCCAACTCCAGGATGCAACGGGTTGGGATATCCTGTTTATTGGGAATCATAACTTGATTCAAGGTTTGAATATTCCCGAGTTCAAAAAAGCCCTGGAAATTGCCTGCGATCGCGGGTTGAAACTCGCTATTTGTAATGATGGACTAGATCTGGCGGAATTGCTGGCAAACTTAGTCAATCCCCCGATTCTCGTAATTTTCAGACAGGCAGTTTTGGAACAGGTCTCCGCTAGGTTTTTGCGGGCATTTTTAACCGCTTTTGCTCACGATAAATGCTTATATCCATCGGTGCGAGAGGGTCGAGAAAGTTTAGAATTTTTTGACAAACAATTTCCCGGGATTATGGGATTACCCATCCTCTGTCAGCATCCCCTCAAAACCTCCCTAACTTGGCGAGGAATCCTGGGAAAACCGCCGGTTGATACGCCTCAAACCAGGCAGGAATATCACATCCGGAAAACCTTACTCCAAAAAGTTAAAAAATACTGGATTCAAGGAGTTTTAGAAAACTCTTTGCAACAGCAACTTTTTCTGAACCTGGGACTAGAACAGTATCCCCTTGTCAAATCGTTAGAAATATCCCTAGAAAACTCAGACCAAACCCATCTCATTCTCCCAGAAAATACCCGACTGATTCAGTATTTTGACCGACTCAAAACCCCGAGAACTCTGCTGATTTTGGGAGAACCGGGTTCGGGAAAAACTGTGACTTTGTTAGAATTAGCTCGGGATGCGATCGCCCGAGGAGAAAGAGACTATACTCAACCGATTCCCCTGGTGTTTACCCTGTCCTCATGGGGACTGAAAATGCTGCCAATTCAGGACTGGATTATAGAGGAAGGAACGGCCAATTATGAAGTCTCCCCCAGTTGGCTCAAATCTAGCCTTGAAAAAGGGCGATTGTTATTACTGTTGGATGGTTTAGATGAAGTCAAATCTGAAATACGAAAAGTCTGCTTAACGGCTTTAAATGCCTTTATCAAGCAATATCCCCTGACAGAAATTCTCCTCACCAGTCGCCGAGAAGACTATGAAGCAATCCAAGTTCAATTAAATTTTAAATCCGCAATTTATTTACAGCCTTTAAGTTTAGGGCAAATTTCTGAGTATTTAGCTCATTTAGCGGGAAACCGGGCTATAGACATTGCCGCATTCCAATCCGACCCCTTGTTGGTAGAATTGGCAAAAACTCCCTTAATTTTGAATATTATCGCTGTGGTTTATCAGGGAAATTACGTTAAAAATGAGTTAGAATCACAGTCTTTAGAAGCTCGTCTTTGCTGGCTATTTGATGCGTATATTAACCAGATGTGGTATCGTCACTCTCCAGAAAAAGGACAATATAATCAAGAAGCAATGATGCACTGGTTGAGTTGGCTGGCACAGTTGATGCACCAGGAATCCCAAACCCTATTTTTTCTGGACCGCTTGCAACCCAAATGGTTAGAGTCTCGCCTCCAAAACCAGATTCCCTGGGGGGTAGGACTGCTATTTGGACTGATTGGCGGGACGATTGTCGGGATGGTTCTCTGGTTGACGGTGGGTTTTTTCTTTGAGCCATTTTGGGGAATGGTGATTAGTTTAATCTTTGTGGTAATTTTTGGCTTACCGTTCGGAATTTGGGCGACCCTGACGGTGGGACGAGAGAAAAAGATTCAACCTGTAGAAACCCTGAATTGGTCCTGGGATGCCGTCAAAAAATCCTTAACTTTGGGGTTGGGTTTAGGGGTACTCACTTGGATGATTTCTGGGATGATTGGGTTTGTAATCGTTGCGCCTTTAGTTGTGCTGGTTTATGAACTGAAAGGGGGGAATCTGGATCGCAAACAATTTTCCAATCAAGGGATTTGGCAGTCTTTGAAAAATGCAGCAATTTTCGCGGCGATCGCAGCAGCAGTGTTAGGGGTCACTGCCGGTTTGATGAGCGCACAAATCCTCACCCTAATTATCGGACCCGCATCTGCATCGGCGAGATTCGGGACAGCTTGGATGCAGGAATTTACGGTTCGTGCTATCCTTTCAGGAATCCTCGTCGGATTATTTTATGGACTGAACCAAGCGGGGACTGCCTGCATTCAACATTTGACTATGCGGGTGTTATTGTATTGGCAAGGGTCGATTCCTTGGAATTATACCCGGTTTCTCGATTATGCCCGAAAACTCATTTTTTTACAAAGAGTTGGAGGCGGTTATATTTTTATTCATCGGCTTTTGTTAGAACATTTTGTGACTGGATCTAAATCAAAGTTATAATATTATTTACTGCATAATTGCCATGACTAAAATCGCAATTTTTACAATGGGTCACGGAGATTTTAATACCGGGTTTCCGATGAGACTGGAAATTAGGGAAGAACGAGGCAATCCTCTGTCAGAAGTGATGGGGAAGTTGCCTCCATCACCGAGTATTCCTGAACTTTACGAAACCTGGCAGCGCAATTTTATAAAGATAAAAGTCGGCAATGGGAGAATGAAGGTTCTTAAAGGGACAGCGAAGACGACTGTTACCCCTATGAAAGAAGCGCTAGAAAAATGCAAAAACTCTCAGAAGGAGTTGAAAAACTCATTTAAAGATTGGCTCAAATCAGAATGCAGAGAACTTCAAAAGATGCGGGAAACTTTTTTCAAGCATCTACCCGATGAATTTGAAGAGATTCGGGTTTTTCTTCAAACCAGTGACCCATTCGTGAAAAAACTGCCTTGGAATGAATGGGATATTTTTGAGCGCTATGCTCATGCGGAAATTGCTTTAGTGCCACCGGAATATAGTCGCATCAATCTGGACCCGGATGCGATCGCCCGTGAAAAAGTGAGAATTTTAGGCATTCTCAGCACAGACGAAGAGATTAATCCCAAACAAGAGAAAAAAGAACTGGAGGGATTGCTTCATGCTGAAACGAGATTCCCAAATCCCCATGAACCGACTGAATTATATGATGCTCTGCAAGATGAGAGGGGATGGGATATTCTTTTCTTTGCTGGACATAGTTCCAGTTCTCCAACGGGAGAAACTGGTAAATTTTTTATTACCCATGACTATGGATTAAGCATTGATGAATTAAAAATATCCCTCCGAAAAGCTCTAAGTCGCGGGCTAAAATTAGCCATTTTTAATTCCTGCGATGGGTTGGGTTTGGCGAAAGAATTGGCTGACTTAAATAGTCCCCAAGTAATTGTGATGCGGGAACCTGTCCCCGGGGATTATGCAGTGGCATTTATTAAAAATTTTCTTAAGGAGTTTTCTGAAGGCAAGTCTTTGTATGTGGCGATGCGAGAAGCAAAAGATAGTTTAGAATGCTGGGAAAACGAATATCCAGGGGTGAGTTGGTTGCCGATTCTTTGCCAAAATCCAGCCCAGACTCCGCTAATTTGGCCAAAAAATTTGGTTAAAATGCCAGTAAAAATTCCTGTAAAAATTCCTGTACTTTCTCCATCCGTCGTCACAAAACCTGCGATTTGGCAGGAAGTGACAACCCTAATGGGACATTCTTCCGGGGTCAAATCGGTAGCGGTTAGTCCTGATGGTCGGATGATTGCCAGTGGCAGTTTTGACCAAACGATTAAACTCTGGGATTTACAGAGAGGGGAACTCAAAAAAACTTTGAAAGGACATACGGGAACGGTGACTTCGGTGCAGTTTAGTCCGGATGGAATTCTGGCGAGTGCGAGTTTCTTTCCCGATGGCACGATTAAACTTTGGGAGGTGGACGGGGAACAGAATCGGGTCGAATTAAAAACGACTCTGCGAGGGAATGATTGGGTGGCTTTAGCGATTTGGAATATCGCCTTTAATCACGATGGCAAGTACATCGCTAGTGGTCACAATGTCGATAGTACGATTAAGGTTTGGGATGTTCAGCGAGAAAAAATTATTGCTACTTTGCGCGGTCATGTTTGGGCGGTTCAGTCGGTGATTTTTCATCCTCAAGATGGCTCAATTATCAGTAGCAGTTTGGATGGCACGATTAAAATTTGGAATCCGGAAGAGGAACAACTGATTCAGACCTTAGTTGGACCTTCGGGTTGGTTGAGTCCGGCGCAATCTTGGTTTAGTCGGGATGTAGAAGTGTATAGTTTAGCTATGAGTTCTGATGGGGAATTTTTGGCGAGTGGGGGTAAAGAGGATGTAATTAAAATTTGGCGGTGGCCCGATCGCCAGTTGCAGCAAACCCTCAAAGGTCATTCAGATACCATCCAAGCGATCGCCATCGCCCCCGATGGCAACACTTTAGCTAGTGGCGGTCGCGATCATACCATTAGAATTTGGGATTTAATCACTGGAAAAACCCAGCAAACCCTCGGACATTCTGACACGGTAAATTCTCTAGTATTTAGTCCCGATGGACAGACTTTAATCAGTGGAAGTCAAGATAAAACGATTAAAATTTGGCGGTGGTTTCCCCAAGGGTCTTCGCCGCTGTAAATTTGTCCATTTAGGCCCCCATTCCCGCGCGTTTCTGGCCAATCCCCAGGGGGGAATCCGATGGGGTCAGGGATTGTCAAAGGACCCTGGGGAGGAGAAAGGACCCTAATTTGGATGGAGAGCGATCGCCCCAAAAAACTCTCTTCCCTTGCTATGCCGCGAGTTTTAGGGGAGTTTGTCCAAAATTCCCACAACTTGGGGTTTGCTTTAGTAAAATAAGCATGACCTGTTGCCAAACTGACCATCGGCCAACCCCGGTTGGCACTCCATCTGCCCACTTCTCAACTCAAAACTTCTGTATGCACTACCGATTACCGCAATTTAGCCGGAAATATTTTCTCGTTTATTGCATTCCAAAGATAAACCCGATTCCGTGATAACTTGCGTATTTGGCCCCAACCGTTCCTGTACTCAAGAGTTGCGCCCTCCTACTTCCCGGCGCGATCGCAATCTTAGTCTGCATAATCTGACGCTCAGAATTATGCTGATATTACCTCCACTGCAATCAGGGTTTTCCGACACTTTTTCGGTAGGCATACACCTTCTATGAAAAGCGACAAATTCGATTTAGTGCGCTCTAATGAACTCGAAC includes:
- a CDS encoding NB-ARC domain-containing protein; its protein translation is MPPTKDFAEAAQQWYLDRLYADLAKAKQVCVPHARTGLSDTEKVHLRGLLCGYSPDEIACKLNKTPTGVKPSLTKTLYRYVEQLTGRSPNTLGNWRDVVDWLEAEYKIRSFLVSVPRREDWGDAPDVALFSGRYGDLSSLTKWIVQDGCRLVTIVGMGGMGKTRLGVKVAKEIAQEFEYVIWRSLGDAPTLRELLADLLEFLSYESSELVKDSHSEAIASTAQKISELLKFLQRHRCLVILDDVEMILASGEFAGYCRQGYQDYSQLFQKIGEVPLRSCLLLLSGEKPIAVASLEGPLLPVRCLQLTGLQPESAQEILTDQGLCVTDPGFSELIRRYGGHPAALKIVSTTIVELFKGNILQFLQQSSLIVGDALRNILDRQFARLSELELEIIYALALHSQTVSADELQGQMWRSVSGTELVGALDSLKRRSLIENISEQPGEILFSLPPVMKKYVVNQFIYRFVQNLAIALETQEFKKMGLVRTHALVNRRSSDSGKLIQSRTILTRVRDALLTRFRGEENLEEKLTQLLLDCTENSYSDLGYIKLNLNELLQSLNGYRKGHDQSS
- a CDS encoding serine/threonine-protein kinase, with protein sequence MINPHDILLGRYKIVRSLNAGGFGQTFEIEDGGILKVLKVLKLGDFSDPQTQKKLISLFEREAKVLMQLEHPGIPKVDRDGYLIIPNPDSFDPLYGLVMEKIEGSNLQDWSLAQGQQPLSIDLALNWLKQLVEILQELHQRQYFHRDIKPSNIMLKPSGQLVLIDFGAVREVTDTFLGKIGAGRAGTGLISSGYTPPEQYEGKAVPQSDFFALGRTMVHLLTGKSPLELENDPHTGQLIWHKDAPTVSEALGDLIDYLMGPFPGNRPLNAQIILSILSEFSSPTSTGFSTVNSSSGIGCVNTVVNLKSPKSSFHLPKLAQLPPLLHIRFFNLKIEFKSAALFLLILLGIVGSFSPYFAMGLNDKGLEYYNSSRLSKAKFYYSLSLILNSKYHKSHYNLGLVYDDFQDFGRARYHYKIAIDQGNFSAYNNLARIEIIEQNCSLAIPLLEQGKARDNRPSRQYSFHKNLGWAQLCQWRQSAAPNPSFLEKAEHHLAEAIAQDDSTASAHCLLAQVWESRGDSGAALPHWTNCRDRPFNHSSPEEKAWNTLAQERLRGKIAP
- a CDS encoding DUF1822 family protein — protein: MNNIPDSYLSIPLGQDAHRFAREFAAEQATPTKGKQVYLNTLAVYAVHNYLKWLQIESSLNDSNSWNPRMQALAPVADLVIPNLGKVECYPVLPGETVINLTFDMTESRMGYIAVQFEEQLDEAQLLGFFPPVTPDAESIELSLAGIQSLDAFIDSLDPLEVAEFNRPQETGNPVNLLKWRLNDLVEAIEAGWQTIDELFGMRSPAFRSDLANYAKDIEPGPDLPTIQQGKSIVLGTASLALLVKLSQESEEGIDILVRVFPIQESTDLPEQLKLMVLDEQGDILEEVSAGRGNNCIEQPLSGEPGEGFVIKLELGELSATESFII
- a CDS encoding NACHT domain-containing protein, which translates into the protein MVNLIRFRFESGSFETGFTVRIFFSQETVILVDLPPNPGLPGIYRTWESLFLKKADHLLLEPSYQALIGCFQDWLKGGGDVQKLRETILQELTDRPPEIRVLIQSGERLLRQLPWQEWDIFREHYPQAEFALTLTEYSPLPDFDDTPVRSRVRILAVVGDRPHSETLSTLRTLKSLPDAEHRIFKSSQPQQLYLQLQDATGWDILFIGNHNLIQGLNIPEFKKALEIACDRGLKLAICNDGLDLAELLANLVNPPILVIFRQAVLEQVSARFLRAFLTAFAHDKCLYPSVREGRESLEFFDKQFPGIMGLPILCQHPLKTSLTWRGILGKPPVDTPQTRQEYHIRKTLLQKVKKYWIQGVLENSLQQQLFLNLGLEQYPLVKSLEISLENSDQTHLILPENTRLIQYFDRLKTPRTLLILGEPGSGKTVTLLELARDAIARGERDYTQPIPLVFTLSSWGLKMLPIQDWIIEEGTANYEVSPSWLKSSLEKGRLLLLLDGLDEVKSEIRKVCLTALNAFIKQYPLTEILLTSRREDYEAIQVQLNFKSAIYLQPLSLGQISEYLAHLAGNRAIDIAAFQSDPLLVELAKTPLILNIIAVVYQGNYVKNELESQSLEARLCWLFDAYINQMWYRHSPEKGQYNQEAMMHWLSWLAQLMHQESQTLFFLDRLQPKWLESRLQNQIPWGVGLLFGLIGGTIVGMVLWLTVGFFFEPFWGMVISLIFVVIFGLPFGIWATLTVGREKKIQPVETLNWSWDAVKKSLTLGLGLGVLTWMISGMIGFVIVAPLVVLVYELKGGNLDRKQFSNQGIWQSLKNAAIFAAIAAAVLGVTAGLMSAQILTLIIGPASASARFGTAWMQEFTVRAILSGILVGLFYGLNQAGTACIQHLTMRVLLYWQGSIPWNYTRFLDYARKLIFLQRVGGGYIFIHRLLLEHFVTGSKSKL